A region from the Prevotella melaninogenica genome encodes:
- a CDS encoding GH32 C-terminal domain-containing protein produces the protein MNRRNTILCATLTVLSLSVTAQTMKITRAGDTTIVKIEKSPQYLILPVEEEKDEAQVLLDNGKATDTWMDVRLAQGKTDYYVPFKLNKGRTSVVKILNLKADALALKKGQMKLSNVWDVTNTDFYRPSYHHTPSYGWMNDPNGMFYKDGVYHLCYQYNPYGSKWGNMHWGHAISRDLIHWKEVEPTIARDPMGHIFSGSAVIDKDGTANYGKDAIVALYTSASDKNGQIQCMAYSTDGGYTFHKYSGNPVLTPFDGLKDFRDPKVFWYAPLKKWYMIVSADKEMRFYSSPNLRDWTYVSAFGQGYGAQPNQFECPDFFQLPVDGNPNKKKWVMIVNINPGCLFGGSATEYFIGDFDGKNFVCDSKPSIAKFLDYGKDHYATVTFSGVQDRVLGIAWMSNWQYANVTPIRQYRGANTLPREFKLFTGKDGQIYMSSNVVPEVAGLRKTFKRLPDLVITQGKDSKNLSSSKENAFEMEMDVTPSDAAKTGFILYNEKGEKVDIYFDMKAGRLVMDRTESGRTKFGEKAEAHKIEKEFDLHEHREIKEPFRKLNSVNYKNDFALGTWAPLSLCDSKTYHLDVFVDKCSIEIFVNGGRIAMTNLVFPTQPYTSVKFYSDGNKAAYRNIKVSELRL, from the coding sequence ATGAACAGAAGAAATACGATCCTATGTGCTACATTGACAGTACTTTCACTGTCAGTCACTGCACAGACAATGAAGATTACACGTGCTGGTGATACCACCATCGTGAAGATTGAGAAGTCCCCACAGTATCTCATCCTTCCTGTTGAGGAAGAGAAGGACGAGGCACAGGTGCTCCTCGACAACGGAAAAGCTACCGATACATGGATGGATGTACGACTGGCACAAGGGAAAACCGATTATTATGTACCTTTCAAGCTCAATAAAGGCAGAACTTCTGTCGTTAAGATTCTCAACCTGAAGGCTGATGCACTGGCACTCAAGAAGGGACAGATGAAACTTTCAAACGTTTGGGATGTGACCAATACCGACTTCTATCGTCCTTCTTATCATCACACTCCTTCGTATGGCTGGATGAACGACCCTAACGGTATGTTCTACAAGGATGGCGTCTATCACCTCTGCTATCAGTATAATCCATACGGTTCAAAGTGGGGTAACATGCACTGGGGGCATGCCATCAGCCGTGACCTCATCCATTGGAAAGAGGTGGAACCGACGATTGCACGTGACCCGATGGGACATATCTTCTCAGGAAGTGCAGTTATTGACAAGGACGGTACAGCGAATTATGGTAAGGATGCCATTGTTGCCCTCTATACATCAGCCAGTGACAAAAACGGTCAGATACAGTGCATGGCGTATAGTACCGATGGCGGTTACACCTTCCATAAGTATTCCGGGAATCCAGTCCTTACTCCTTTTGACGGACTCAAGGACTTCCGTGACCCGAAAGTGTTCTGGTATGCTCCGTTGAAGAAGTGGTATATGATTGTTTCAGCCGACAAGGAGATGCGTTTCTATTCGTCACCTAACCTGCGGGATTGGACTTATGTCAGTGCTTTCGGTCAGGGATATGGTGCACAGCCTAACCAGTTTGAATGTCCAGATTTCTTCCAGTTACCTGTTGACGGAAATCCTAACAAGAAGAAATGGGTGATGATTGTCAACATAAATCCGGGCTGTCTCTTCGGTGGAAGTGCTACGGAATACTTCATTGGTGACTTCGATGGGAAGAACTTTGTCTGCGACAGTAAGCCTTCTATTGCTAAATTCCTCGATTATGGCAAGGACCATTATGCCACTGTAACCTTCTCTGGTGTCCAAGACCGTGTACTGGGTATTGCGTGGATGAGCAACTGGCAGTATGCCAATGTTACTCCTATCCGCCAGTATCGTGGTGCCAACACTCTCCCACGTGAGTTCAAGCTCTTTACTGGCAAGGACGGACAGATTTATATGTCGTCCAATGTCGTACCCGAAGTTGCCGGACTGAGAAAGACTTTCAAACGTCTGCCTGACTTGGTCATTACGCAGGGGAAGGATTCAAAGAATCTCTCCTCCAGCAAGGAGAATGCCTTTGAAATGGAGATGGATGTGACTCCCAGTGATGCTGCCAAGACTGGTTTCATCCTCTACAATGAAAAGGGTGAGAAGGTAGACATCTATTTCGATATGAAGGCTGGCAGGCTTGTCATGGACCGAACCGAGAGTGGTAGGACCAAATTTGGTGAGAAGGCTGAAGCCCATAAGATAGAAAAGGAATTCGACCTGCACGAACACCGTGAGATTAAGGAGCCGTTCCGCAAGTTGAATTCTGTCAACTATAAGAACGACTTTGCACTCGGCACATGGGCTCCATTGAGTCTCTGCGACTCAAAGACCTATCATCTGGATGTCTTTGTTGACAAGTGTTCAATTGAGATTTTCGTCAATGGCGGTCGTATTGCAATGACTAATCTTGTGTTCCCGACGCAGCCATACACATCTGTCAAGTTCTACTCTGATGGCAACAAGGCCGCTTACAGGAATATAAAGGTGAGTGAGCTGAGGCTGTAA
- a CDS encoding carbohydrate kinase family protein has protein sequence MKQLIVGLGEALWDCLPEGRKLGGAPANFAYHTGQFGHDSLAISAVGNDALRKETLDEFDKKGVKYLMPEVDYQTGTVQVELDSEGIPTYDIKEGVAWDNIPFTPEIEEAAKNCRAVCFGSLAQRSSVSRQTIQKFLETTPKDCLKIFDINLRQNFYTKEVITTSLQHANILKINDEELVTIGRLFGYPGLDIENKCWLLLGKYNLDMLVLTCGVNGSYVFAPNLKSFQETPSVEVADTVGAGDSFTGAFTSAILAGMPLPDAHKLAVDVSAYVCTQNGAMPKLPKKLLDRIK, from the coding sequence ATGAAACAGTTAATCGTTGGCCTCGGAGAGGCATTGTGGGATTGTCTTCCTGAAGGTAGAAAGTTGGGTGGTGCACCTGCAAACTTTGCTTATCATACAGGACAGTTTGGACATGACTCGTTGGCTATTAGTGCTGTCGGAAATGATGCCTTGCGTAAGGAAACACTCGATGAATTCGATAAAAAAGGCGTAAAATACTTGATGCCGGAGGTGGATTATCAGACAGGAACGGTGCAGGTGGAACTCGACAGTGAAGGTATACCTACTTATGACATCAAAGAGGGTGTAGCTTGGGATAACATACCGTTTACTCCTGAGATTGAAGAAGCAGCCAAGAACTGTCGTGCGGTATGCTTTGGTTCACTCGCACAGCGTAGTAGTGTAAGCCGCCAGACAATACAGAAATTCCTCGAAACAACGCCAAAGGATTGTCTCAAGATATTTGATATCAATCTTCGTCAGAACTTCTATACAAAGGAGGTTATCACCACGTCGCTCCAGCATGCCAATATCCTCAAGATTAATGATGAGGAACTTGTTACTATCGGTCGTCTTTTCGGTTATCCGGGTCTTGATATCGAGAATAAGTGTTGGTTGCTTTTAGGAAAGTACAATCTTGATATGCTTGTGCTGACTTGTGGTGTCAACGGTTCGTATGTCTTTGCGCCAAACCTCAAGTCGTTCCAAGAAACACCATCGGTTGAGGTTGCTGATACCGTTGGTGCAGGTGATTCCTTTACGGGTGCTTTCACTTCTGCCATCCTTGCGGGTATGCCTCTTCCAGATGCTCATAAGTTAGCAGTGGATGTTAGTGCGTATGTCTGCACGCAGAATGGTGCTATGCCAAAGCTTCCAAAGAAACTACTGGATAGAATTAAGTAA
- a CDS encoding TonB-dependent receptor, producing the protein MVNFYHLSLRLGALLLATLPAFSIVSAQDDNSNKKDNGNKEESNRNVMLNAASANGPREIQIGLPSADVNVLENGLPVTYATNPRSVNSLWRGDASLSHQGLLKIAETAITTGNIGYAVNSFTQLGQDGFHGTLNYKTNHFGLQEMSLNLNGSFGKGWYYSGSMYQDSDPGTFKIKSSQNQDRTQIYKAAITKRYAGNKGELAAMYSYSNSHPVYTYATQSAPFIYVGDGSVKEYGGFKLGTTSYLPVDANITYRDMRDGQLKSISLYDAIANRSSQISLMNNYDFGNGLSWKAMARFDHGHAALVYQTPMSLINTKAPGFINNYMQYGIDGSQSLYNGEYVQTRMSCLNSGDINEFLFTSELSKKFRKSTLRVGVNEWYYHIDYTSNTTMYDQSVPSDGSYPVRLYDAGKRTSFFYDYNKNASEFYRGHENKTALYFTHDWDVLPQLNLYYGARVELQKLKGENLAVKNAAGDYVGRFTDYHLGATAADGTKIIPVPLDYSWFNYDLALAATYKVNNHFGLTGDFTYIVQHPKFEAFSPATLPNTDKISVPLGRVGFYYNNAWVSLTSLFSYISKTNNNSTLNLQHGSEIMAAPLTYDIQTIGWTTDVVAHPVKGLDVHFLFTYQRPTYKKYETSVTFADGYVGSINATGNIVAEIPRVLIEFDPSYMVTKDIKLWTSFRYFSKTYANINDAYYFNGHWETFGGVNWQVNKRLALGCTVVNFLNQTGAKGSIAGAELITKNEAKNIKNQLMTGSYLRPFTVEFTASIKF; encoded by the coding sequence ATGGTCAACTTTTATCATCTTTCATTACGCTTAGGTGCGTTATTGTTAGCCACCTTGCCTGCTTTCTCTATTGTCAGTGCTCAGGATGACAACAGTAACAAGAAGGATAACGGGAATAAGGAAGAGAGCAATCGTAACGTGATGTTGAACGCTGCCAGTGCCAACGGTCCACGTGAGATACAGATTGGTCTGCCTTCTGCTGATGTCAATGTGCTTGAGAATGGTTTGCCGGTTACCTATGCAACCAATCCCCGCAGCGTCAATTCTCTTTGGCGTGGCGATGCCAGTCTGAGTCATCAAGGATTGCTTAAGATTGCTGAAACTGCCATTACAACTGGCAATATCGGTTATGCTGTCAACTCTTTCACGCAGTTGGGACAGGATGGTTTTCACGGAACACTTAACTACAAGACCAATCATTTCGGCTTGCAGGAAATGTCGTTGAACCTGAATGGTTCGTTCGGAAAAGGCTGGTATTATAGCGGAAGCATGTATCAGGACAGCGATCCCGGTACGTTCAAAATCAAGAGTTCGCAAAACCAGGACCGCACACAGATTTACAAGGCTGCCATCACGAAGCGTTATGCTGGTAATAAAGGCGAGCTTGCGGCTATGTATAGTTATAGTAACAGCCATCCTGTCTACACCTACGCCACACAGTCGGCACCGTTTATCTATGTCGGTGACGGTAGCGTGAAGGAATATGGCGGCTTCAAGCTCGGTACGACATCCTATCTGCCAGTGGATGCGAACATTACCTATCGGGATATGCGTGACGGTCAGTTGAAGAGTATTTCTCTCTATGATGCCATCGCCAATCGCAGCAGTCAGATTTCATTGATGAACAACTACGATTTTGGTAATGGACTCTCTTGGAAGGCAATGGCACGCTTTGATCATGGTCATGCAGCTTTGGTTTATCAGACTCCGATGTCGCTGATTAACACGAAGGCACCAGGTTTCATCAATAATTATATGCAGTATGGCATTGATGGAAGTCAGTCGCTTTATAATGGTGAGTATGTCCAGACCCGAATGTCTTGTCTGAACTCTGGTGATATCAACGAGTTCCTTTTCACTTCAGAGCTTTCAAAGAAGTTTCGCAAATCAACACTGCGTGTAGGTGTCAACGAATGGTACTATCATATTGATTATACATCTAATACAACAATGTATGATCAGAGCGTCCCTTCTGATGGAAGCTATCCTGTACGACTCTATGATGCTGGTAAGCGCACGTCTTTCTTCTATGATTATAACAAGAATGCATCTGAGTTCTATCGTGGACATGAGAATAAGACAGCCCTTTACTTTACCCATGACTGGGATGTTCTCCCACAGTTGAATCTCTACTACGGTGCTCGTGTTGAACTTCAGAAGCTCAAGGGTGAGAACCTTGCTGTGAAGAATGCAGCTGGTGATTACGTCGGACGATTTACCGATTACCATCTCGGTGCTACCGCTGCTGATGGCACGAAGATAATTCCTGTGCCATTGGATTACAGCTGGTTCAACTATGACCTCGCCCTTGCTGCAACCTATAAGGTGAACAACCATTTTGGACTGACGGGTGATTTCACCTATATCGTTCAGCATCCGAAGTTCGAGGCATTCTCTCCAGCGACACTCCCTAACACTGACAAGATTTCCGTTCCTCTTGGTCGTGTAGGTTTTTACTATAACAACGCATGGGTGAGCCTTACCTCCCTCTTCTCTTACATCTCAAAGACCAACAACAACTCTACGCTTAATCTTCAGCACGGAAGCGAGATTATGGCTGCGCCACTTACTTACGATATACAGACCATCGGCTGGACTACTGACGTGGTTGCTCATCCTGTAAAGGGACTTGACGTTCACTTCCTCTTCACCTATCAGCGTCCTACCTACAAGAAGTATGAAACTTCGGTTACCTTCGCTGACGGATATGTCGGCAGTATCAATGCTACTGGCAACATCGTAGCTGAAATTCCAAGAGTACTCATCGAGTTTGACCCGAGTTACATGGTTACGAAAGATATCAAGCTATGGACCAGTTTCCGTTATTTCAGCAAGACCTACGCCAATATTAACGATGCCTACTATTTCAATGGACACTGGGAAACATTCGGAGGTGTGAACTGGCAGGTTAACAAGCGATTGGCTTTAGGCTGTACGGTAGTGAACTTCCTTAACCAGACAGGTGCGAAAGGTAGTATTGCCGGTGCAGAACTTATCACGAAGAATGAAGCTAAGAACATTAAAAACCAGTTGATGACAGGTAGTTATCTACGTCCATTCACCGTTGAGTTCACTGCTTCTATCAAGTTCTAA
- a CDS encoding leucine-rich repeat domain-containing protein yields the protein MKRLILMLALSIITLQATWAKLTVTQETDGTVVFTLEASGDINNEFTPVSGEYAKYTPSDLIKDYLTTTKLKVVTKTGVTMSNEDLERICGMAEIENNFPNLNTLDLEFANLTNDSKLINLKYMDKLKTITFPRTTKEIPQACLNYGSCKIENVIIPDNAERSVDVGVQAFPQSLKTIKLGEVNPNGNSKIEQQAFAGCTDLTSVDFGYGWKEIGTQAFTGCSALKDIVLPEGVEYIRDGAFSGAAIEAIHLPNTLKVIEKNAFVCEKLKTITIPASVEKIEAHAFQNNKALTDVYVLGKNTKAENQAFYEQASASFSYTNQSNTTPLKREFYKKADGSNTPLAMLHYPKEAKNDYVNEHSRTLGGSTNSMLAENGEIWPTKEVGKYTVQHGDYAGWKNFALVGENKKDDTWDDDKRVDGKWYTMCLPFDMTAQQLKSAYGSKVEVVEFSDVDIVTKSNRDKIITLKFKNPVTETKAHHPYMIHPSLHKGTQTGVKTTIVGIKKQEEKKESLDAQKVVNTADGVTYTFIGNYDKNKHLQQYSYYYYSDDNESTYKNGFYKWIASNSGTWTPYTACILMNKDNGANAKPSVSYYLESIDGQTTAIDTLPVMPAVRDMQQGKVYTITGQLVQQGTINLKALPQGVYIVNGKKYIVR from the coding sequence ATGAAAAGATTAATCTTAATGTTGGCTCTGTCAATCATTACATTGCAGGCAACATGGGCAAAGCTAACTGTAACCCAAGAAACTGACGGGACGGTGGTCTTCACGCTCGAAGCATCTGGCGACATTAACAATGAGTTCACACCAGTATCAGGAGAATATGCCAAGTACACGCCATCAGATCTAATAAAAGATTATCTGACTACCACGAAGCTGAAAGTTGTAACCAAAACTGGAGTAACTATGAGCAATGAGGACTTAGAGCGTATTTGTGGTATGGCCGAGATTGAAAACAACTTCCCCAACTTAAACACACTCGATCTTGAGTTCGCAAACTTAACGAATGACAGCAAACTGATCAATCTAAAGTATATGGACAAGCTGAAGACTATCACCTTCCCTCGTACAACTAAAGAGATACCACAAGCTTGCCTTAATTATGGTTCATGCAAAATAGAAAATGTAATCATTCCTGACAATGCAGAACGCAGCGTAGATGTAGGCGTTCAGGCGTTTCCACAATCCCTAAAGACTATTAAACTTGGTGAAGTTAACCCTAATGGCAACAGCAAAATAGAGCAACAAGCATTTGCAGGTTGTACAGATCTCACATCTGTTGACTTTGGCTATGGTTGGAAAGAAATTGGTACCCAGGCTTTCACTGGCTGTTCAGCCTTAAAGGATATTGTGTTGCCAGAAGGAGTTGAATATATCCGTGATGGTGCATTCTCTGGCGCAGCAATTGAAGCTATCCACCTGCCTAACACGCTGAAGGTAATTGAGAAAAATGCTTTCGTGTGCGAGAAACTGAAGACAATTACAATTCCTGCAAGTGTCGAGAAAATTGAGGCACACGCTTTCCAAAACAACAAAGCACTTACAGATGTCTATGTGTTAGGTAAAAATACAAAGGCGGAAAATCAGGCTTTTTATGAGCAAGCCTCCGCATCATTCAGTTACACGAATCAAAGTAACACCACTCCTTTGAAACGAGAGTTTTACAAAAAAGCGGATGGTTCCAACACACCCCTGGCAATGCTGCATTACCCCAAAGAAGCTAAAAACGACTATGTAAACGAGCATTCACGCACTCTTGGCGGTTCAACTAACAGTATGCTGGCAGAGAATGGTGAAATTTGGCCTACTAAGGAAGTTGGAAAATACACTGTACAACATGGTGACTATGCAGGCTGGAAGAACTTCGCCTTGGTTGGTGAGAACAAAAAAGATGACACATGGGATGACGACAAACGTGTAGACGGCAAGTGGTACACAATGTGTCTGCCGTTTGACATGACAGCCCAGCAACTCAAGAGTGCATACGGTTCAAAAGTTGAAGTGGTAGAGTTCTCTGATGTAGACATTGTCACAAAGTCTAATCGTGACAAGATTATCACACTGAAGTTTAAGAACCCTGTAACAGAGACAAAGGCTCACCATCCTTACATGATTCACCCTTCCCTGCACAAGGGAACGCAGACGGGTGTGAAAACAACCATCGTGGGTATCAAGAAACAAGAAGAGAAAAAGGAAAGCTTGGATGCTCAAAAGGTTGTAAATACTGCTGATGGCGTCACCTATACTTTTATTGGTAATTATGACAAGAACAAGCACCTGCAGCAGTATTCTTATTATTACTATTCAGACGATAATGAGAGCACCTATAAGAATGGTTTTTACAAGTGGATAGCATCTAACAGCGGAACATGGACTCCTTACACAGCTTGCATCCTGATGAATAAGGACAATGGTGCGAATGCGAAGCCATCAGTCAGCTATTATTTAGAAAGCATTGACGGGCAGACGACTGCTATTGACACGCTTCCTGTTATGCCAGCTGTACGCGACATGCAGCAGGGAAAGGTCTATACCATTACGGGACAGCTCGTACAGCAGGGCACAATTAATCTGAAAGCATTGCCACAGGGAGTTTACATCGTTAATGGAAAGAAGTACATCGTTCGTTAA
- a CDS encoding MFS transporter — translation MSKTNKLTLLPVMLCFFAMGFVDLVGIASNYVKNDLQLSDSTANVFPSLVFFWFLIFSVPTGMLMNKIGRKKTVLISLVVTLFSLLLPIFGESYGLMLVSFSLLGIGNALMQTSLNPLVSTVMKGGNLASTLTFGQFVKAIASFMAPYFAIWGAQASIPAFGLGWRILFPIYLIIGTLATLLLFSTPIEEEPIEGKASSFGECLSLLGKPIVLLSFLGIMCHVGIDVGTNTTAPKILMERLGMSLNDAAFATSLYFIFRTIGCLTGSFFLRVMNNKLFFIISVTMMALSMCGMAVGTSKTVLFVAIALVGYGNSNVFSMVFARALQSVPDKQNEVSGLMIMGLFGGTIFPLLMGFASDGFGQVGAVVVMAVGVLYLFSYIPKMNNK, via the coding sequence ATGTCGAAAACCAATAAACTCACACTACTGCCCGTAATGCTTTGCTTTTTTGCAATGGGCTTTGTTGACTTAGTGGGTATTGCCTCCAACTACGTAAAGAACGACTTGCAGCTGTCGGATTCTACAGCCAATGTCTTTCCATCCCTTGTTTTCTTCTGGTTTCTTATCTTCTCCGTACCAACAGGTATGTTGATGAATAAGATAGGACGTAAGAAGACGGTACTTATAAGTCTTGTCGTCACCTTATTCTCTCTTCTCTTGCCAATTTTCGGCGAGTCATACGGCTTAATGCTCGTATCGTTTTCATTGCTTGGAATAGGCAATGCATTGATGCAAACATCGTTGAATCCGCTGGTTTCAACGGTTATGAAAGGTGGTAACTTGGCTTCAACACTTACCTTTGGACAGTTTGTTAAGGCTATCGCTTCATTTATGGCACCTTACTTTGCTATATGGGGAGCGCAGGCAAGTATTCCTGCCTTTGGTCTCGGATGGCGCATTCTCTTCCCAATTTATTTGATTATTGGTACCCTTGCAACCCTTCTGCTCTTCTCAACACCTATTGAAGAAGAACCAATCGAGGGCAAGGCAAGCTCTTTCGGAGAGTGTCTTAGCCTGTTGGGTAAACCTATTGTTTTGCTCAGCTTCTTAGGTATTATGTGCCACGTAGGTATTGATGTAGGAACAAACACCACGGCGCCAAAGATACTGATGGAGCGTTTAGGTATGTCATTGAATGATGCAGCCTTTGCAACTTCTCTCTACTTTATCTTCCGTACCATCGGATGTCTGACTGGCTCTTTCTTCCTTCGTGTAATGAATAACAAGCTATTCTTTATTATTTCGGTTACGATGATGGCGCTTTCAATGTGTGGAATGGCTGTAGGAACGTCAAAGACCGTACTTTTTGTAGCGATTGCTCTTGTAGGTTATGGTAACAGCAACGTTTTCTCAATGGTCTTTGCACGTGCTTTACAGAGTGTTCCCGACAAGCAGAACGAGGTGAGCGGACTGATGATTATGGGACTTTTCGGTGGTACAATCTTCCCACTCTTGATGGGTTTTGCCAGCGATGGATTCGGTCAGGTGGGTGCTGTTGTCGTAATGGCAGTGGGCGTACTCTACCTCTTTTCTTATATTCCAAAGATGAATAATAAATAA
- a CDS encoding arylsulfatase: protein MKPNLTKTLLPIAALACGQTQAVAQKNQQRPNIIYIMCDDMGYGDLGCYGQQYILTPNIDRMAKEGMRFTQAYAGAPVSAPSRACFMTGQHSGHTEVRGNKEYWAPSKPIYYGKNRDFSVVGQHPYDSEHVILPEIMKDNGYRTGMFGKWAGGYEGSKSTPDNRGVDEFYGYICQFQAHLYYPNFLNEYNRERGDSAVKRVVMQNNIDYPMFGEQYAQRKDYSADLIHQRAMNWLKRQSKDKPFFGVFTYTLPHAELAQPNDSLLAFYKKKFFEDKTWGGQEGSRYNAVVHTHAQFAAMITRLDAYVGEILRALDEQGLAENTLVIFTSDNGPHEEGGADPAFFNRDGKLRGLKRQCYEGGIRIPFIARWKGRIKEDVTSDLPFAFYDLMPTFCDVAGIRNFPKRYVNKKKTVDYFDGISIFPTLMSDEKAQKKHPHLYWEFAETNQIAVRMGDWKLIVIRGVPHLYNLATDLHEDKDIAKEHPEIVDQMVKIIYQEHVDNPLFPITMPKGRE from the coding sequence ATGAAACCAAACCTAACAAAGACACTCCTGCCCATAGCAGCATTGGCATGTGGTCAAACTCAGGCAGTGGCACAGAAAAACCAGCAACGTCCTAACATCATCTACATTATGTGCGATGATATGGGCTATGGCGACCTTGGTTGCTATGGACAGCAGTATATTCTTACACCGAATATTGACCGTATGGCAAAGGAGGGTATGCGTTTTACACAAGCTTATGCGGGTGCACCAGTGAGTGCTCCATCGCGTGCCTGCTTTATGACAGGACAACATTCTGGACATACGGAAGTACGAGGAAACAAGGAATATTGGGCACCAAGTAAGCCTATCTATTATGGGAAAAACCGCGATTTCAGCGTTGTTGGTCAGCATCCATACGACTCAGAGCATGTTATCCTACCTGAAATCATGAAAGACAATGGCTACCGTACGGGTATGTTCGGTAAGTGGGCTGGTGGTTATGAAGGCTCTAAGTCAACGCCTGATAATCGTGGGGTGGATGAGTTTTATGGTTATATCTGTCAGTTCCAAGCACATCTTTATTATCCAAACTTCCTCAATGAATACAACAGGGAGCGTGGAGACAGTGCGGTTAAACGTGTAGTAATGCAGAATAATATTGATTATCCGATGTTTGGAGAGCAGTATGCACAGCGCAAAGACTATTCCGCCGATCTCATCCATCAGCGTGCTATGAACTGGTTGAAGCGACAAAGCAAGGACAAACCGTTCTTTGGAGTATTCACTTATACGCTTCCTCATGCAGAACTTGCACAGCCTAACGACTCGCTTTTAGCTTTCTACAAGAAGAAGTTCTTTGAAGATAAGACATGGGGAGGGCAGGAAGGCTCACGTTACAACGCTGTTGTGCATACACACGCACAGTTTGCTGCAATGATAACTCGCCTTGATGCTTATGTCGGAGAAATCCTCCGTGCGCTGGATGAGCAGGGACTTGCTGAGAACACGCTCGTTATCTTTACCAGTGATAATGGTCCTCATGAGGAGGGTGGAGCAGACCCTGCCTTCTTCAACCGTGATGGTAAGCTACGAGGACTTAAACGCCAGTGCTATGAAGGAGGTATTCGTATTCCGTTTATTGCTCGATGGAAGGGACGTATTAAGGAGGATGTGACCAGCGATTTGCCATTTGCTTTCTACGACTTGATGCCAACCTTCTGTGACGTGGCAGGTATTCGCAACTTTCCAAAACGCTATGTCAATAAGAAAAAGACTGTCGATTACTTCGATGGAATCTCTATTTTCCCAACCTTGATGAGCGATGAAAAGGCACAAAAGAAGCATCCGCACCTTTACTGGGAGTTTGCTGAAACCAACCAGATTGCCGTGCGTATGGGTGATTGGAAACTGATTGTTATCCGTGGTGTACCGCATCTTTATAATCTTGCAACAGACTTGCACGAAGATAAGGACATTGCAAAAGAGCACCCAGAGATAGTTGATCAGATGGTAAAGATTATTTATCAAGAGCATGTTGACAATCCTCTGTTCCCGATCACAATGCCGAAAGGAAGGGAGTAA